A genomic segment from Amphiura filiformis chromosome 10, Afil_fr2py, whole genome shotgun sequence encodes:
- the LOC140163291 gene encoding uncharacterized protein gives MLAQDEIRKRQKLIQIADRSPQGWQTVKEYVKDDLCDGPEDEKRLKKVLCSVLSSNHDFHHLVSMFSYRLKKQQLLGKPNQPSLNQGFRLGHALMPFRLCLISVVIFAALGTPRQAQHHTAVHLSESTTAFAFNVESQDTYASTAPPSETSDSSVSNRQYQDSESPSQEPAGRNWEFGDAEILPSGVKGKLKPCLSFWKLELKASEFVLDVIEFGYKIPFVVQPPPFYAKNNRSSLVHPDFVESAIADLLLKHCVIEVPTRPYCCNPLTVAEGKTLRLVLDLRHPNNKVLFIWTQLLFCLLFVFADEWNRLIASLRDPDLTKLATSNLPSLLMGSKAASTTKQYLAAWKKWRNWASSKTGVRIFPVNPFHFSLYISHLAQLGAKSAADFAMAAVKFVHSLAGLSSPTDNSMVVLALQGFKRVTAAPTVRKQPISADILAKNFVAHGHPTASLAELRTLFVIFISYAGFLRFLCDSLTIHLKKAKNDQYRQGAEVTIARTFKATCPVAVAERYFALLGDPIDCNLPLIRRLTNSKRGLIPTSLPLSYTRTRETVLDFIKPFVPDITSYGLHSLRSGGASAACNAHVPPLLISRHGRWRSEKARNVYLQPDSSSKLLPSMSLGI, from the exons ATGTTA GCCCAAGACGAGATAAGAAAACGCCAGAAACTGATCCAGATCGCAGACCGATCCCCCCAAGGCTGGCAAACCGTGAAAGAATACGTAAAGGATGATTTATGTGACGGGCCAGAGGACGAAAAGCGGCTTAAAAAGGTACTATGTTCAGTTTTATCGAGTAACCATGATTTTCATCATTTAGTATCTATGTTTTCATACag GCTGAAAAAGCAGCAGCTACTAGGAAAGCCGAATCAGCCAAGCTTAAATCAAGGATTTCGTCTCGGCCACGCCCTTATGCCGTTCCGACTGTGCCTTATCAGCGTGGTAATTTTCGCCGCTTTGGGTACGCCGCGCCAAGCTCAGCACCATACAGCAGTGCATCTTTCAGAGTCGACAACCGCATTTGCTTTCAATGTGGAATCACAGGACACGTACGCATCAACTGCCCCGCCCTCCGAAACATCCGACAGCAGCGTCAGCAACCGCCAATACCAGGACTCGGAGTCGCCCAGCCAGGAACCAGCCGGTAGAAACTGGGAGTTCGGCGATGCCGAGATTTTGCCATCTGGAGTAAAAGGTAAATTGAAACCTTGTTTGTCATTTTGGAAATTAGAGCTGAAAGCCAGCGAGTTTGTTTTGGACGTGATAGAATTTGGATATAAAATCCCGTTTGTGGTTCAACCACCTCCTTTCTATGCGAAAAACAATAGATCAAGTTTGGTCCACCCCGATTTCGTGGAGTCCGCCATTGCAGATTTATTATTAAAGCATTGCGTAATTGAGGTCCCGACTCGGCCATATTGCTGTAATCCGCTAACTGTCGCGGAAGGGAAAACATTGCGATTGGTCTTGGACCTACGTCATCCAAACAA TAAGGTTTTGTTTATATGGACACAGTTGCTGTTTTGTTTGCTATTTGTTTTTGCAGATGAATGGAATCGTTTAATCGCGTCTCTGCGAGACCCAGACTTGACCAAACTCGCCACATCGAACTTACCATCTCTGCTTATGGGGTCAAAGGCAGCATCCACTACAAAGCAATACTTGGCGGCATGGAAGAAATGGAGGAATTGGGCGTCATCAAAGACTGGGGTGCGCATTTTCCCGGTCAATCCCTTTCATTTTTCTCTCTACATATCCCACCTGGCGCAACTGGGCGCCAAGTCGGCGGCAGACTTCGCAATGGCGGCGGTTAAATTCGTCCACAGTCTGGCAGGGTTGTCTTCTCCAACGGACAATTCCATGGTTGTTTTGGCGCTTCAAGGGTTCAAGAGGGTCACCGCGGCCCCCACAGTAAGAAAACAACCTATTTCAGCAGACATATTGGCAAAAAATTTCGTCGCTCACGGGCACCCGACGGCTTCCTTGGCCGAATTACGCACTCTTTTTGTCATATTTATCTCATACGCAGGTTTTTTGCGATTTCTTTGCGACAGTCTTACTATTCACCTCAAGAAGGCAAAAAATGATCAGTATAGGCAGGGCGCGGAAGTCACCATTGCCCGCACTTTCAAAGCAACCTGTCCAGTTGCAGTGGCTGAGCGTTATTTCGCCTTGTTAGGCGACCCAATTGATTGCAATTTACCACTAATTCGGCGTCTCACAAACTCCAAGCGTGGCCTTATTCCGACCTCGCTACCATTAAGCTACACCCGCACACGCGAAACGGTACTTGATTTCATTAAGCCTTTCGTTCCCGACATCACTTCATACGGGCTTCACAGCCTTAGGTCGGGAGGTGCATCTGCGGCTTGCAACGCTCACGTGCCGCCCCTGCTTATTTCTAGACATGGCAGATGGAGGTCGGAAAAAGCACGCAATGTTTATCTTCAGCCAGACTCTTCTTCCAAATTACTGCCTTCTATGTCCCTTGGTATTTGA